Proteins found in one Micromonospora sp. WMMD1082 genomic segment:
- a CDS encoding 5-oxoprolinase subunit PxpA — MDLNADLGEGFGIWRLGDDEALLDLVTSANVACGFHAGDPATMRRVCAAAAERGVAIGAQVGYRDLAGFGRRHMAYEFAELRDEVLYQLGALDAFCRAYRTRVRYLKPHGALYHAAATDEMQAAAVVAAVDDYDRDLPLLCPPGSVLAQLAQGAGIRVVAEGFADRNYLPNGRLVPRTSPDALVTDPQEVASRAVRMATERVVVTVDGGTVPCTVESVCLHGDTPGAVAAAELVRAALIDAGVTPTPFT; from the coding sequence ATGGACCTCAACGCTGACCTCGGCGAGGGATTCGGCATCTGGCGTCTCGGAGACGACGAGGCGCTGCTGGACCTGGTCACCTCCGCCAACGTCGCCTGCGGCTTTCACGCCGGAGATCCGGCCACCATGCGGCGGGTCTGCGCGGCCGCCGCCGAGCGGGGAGTCGCCATCGGGGCCCAGGTCGGCTACCGGGACCTCGCCGGTTTCGGCCGGCGGCACATGGCGTACGAGTTCGCGGAGCTGCGCGACGAGGTCCTCTACCAGCTCGGCGCGCTCGACGCGTTCTGCCGGGCGTACCGCACCCGGGTCCGCTATCTCAAGCCGCACGGCGCGCTCTATCACGCGGCGGCGACCGACGAGATGCAGGCGGCGGCGGTGGTGGCCGCGGTCGACGACTACGACCGGGACCTGCCCCTGCTCTGCCCGCCCGGCTCGGTGCTGGCCCAGCTCGCCCAGGGGGCCGGGATCCGGGTGGTGGCCGAGGGATTCGCCGACCGCAACTACCTGCCCAACGGCCGCCTGGTGCCGCGCACCTCGCCGGACGCGCTGGTCACCGACCCGCAGGAGGTGGCCAGCCGGGCGGTGCGGATGGCCACCGAGCGGGTGGTGGTCACCGTCGACGGCGGCACCGTGCCGTGCACGGTCGAATCCGTCTGCCTGCACGGCGACACCCCCGGCGCGGTGGCCGCCGCGGAACTGGTCCGCGCCGCCCTCATCGACGCCGGCGTCACTCCCACCCCCTTCACCTGA
- a CDS encoding NHL domain-containing thioredoxin family protein, with protein MSARVRAPELRGRGWLNTGGRELTLADLRGKIAIADFWTFCCINCLHVLDELRPLEEKYADVLVVIGVHSPKFEHEKDPEALAAAVERYGVHHPVLDDPELDMWQQYAARAWPTLAVIDPEGYVVATMAGEGHAEGLARLIDDLIATHEAKGTLHRGDGPYVPPVEPQTTLRFPGKAVALPDGGLLVSDSARHRVVELAADGETVVRTIGTGSRGRADGPAGAATFSEPQGLCLLPPHVAEVAGYDLVVADTVNHLLRGVRLATGEVVTVAGTGRQWRSTVDDHAHDALSVDLSSPWDLAWYDDKLVVAMAGIHQLWWFDPIKRTAGMYAGTTVEALRDGPLAEAWMAQPSGLAASADGTRLWVADSETSAIRYVENSVMGTAVGQGLFDFGHVDGPAAQALLQHPLGVLALPDGSVLIADTYNGAVRRYDPATDRVATVASDLAEPSDLVLTPDGAVLVVESAAHRITRLAPGALSAAGADTVDGPRHRTERQPTDLAAGQVLLDVIFTPAPGQKLDETFGPSTRLVVSASPPELLVEGAGSGTELSRRLVIDGSVTEGVLQVTAQAATCDADVEHAACHLTRQDWGVPVRVVADGAARLPLVLRGLDAG; from the coding sequence ATGAGTGCACGCGTACGAGCGCCCGAGCTTCGGGGCCGGGGCTGGTTGAACACCGGGGGGCGGGAGCTGACCCTCGCCGACCTGCGGGGCAAGATCGCGATAGCGGATTTCTGGACCTTCTGCTGCATCAACTGCCTGCACGTGCTGGACGAGCTGCGCCCGCTGGAAGAGAAGTACGCCGACGTGCTCGTGGTGATCGGCGTGCACTCGCCGAAGTTCGAGCACGAGAAGGACCCCGAGGCGCTGGCCGCCGCCGTCGAGCGGTACGGCGTCCATCACCCCGTGCTCGACGATCCCGAGCTGGACATGTGGCAGCAGTACGCGGCCCGCGCCTGGCCGACCCTCGCGGTGATCGACCCGGAGGGGTACGTGGTCGCCACGATGGCCGGCGAGGGTCACGCCGAAGGGTTGGCCCGGCTGATCGACGACCTGATCGCCACCCACGAGGCCAAGGGCACGCTGCACCGGGGCGACGGCCCCTACGTACCGCCGGTCGAGCCGCAGACCACGCTCCGCTTCCCGGGCAAGGCGGTGGCCCTGCCCGACGGCGGCCTGCTGGTCTCCGACTCGGCCCGGCACCGGGTGGTCGAGCTGGCCGCCGACGGTGAGACCGTCGTGCGTACCATCGGCACCGGCAGCCGGGGCCGGGCCGATGGGCCGGCCGGTGCCGCCACCTTCTCGGAGCCGCAGGGGCTGTGCCTGCTCCCGCCGCACGTCGCCGAGGTCGCCGGCTACGACCTGGTGGTCGCCGACACCGTCAACCATCTGCTGCGCGGTGTACGCCTGGCTACCGGCGAGGTGGTCACCGTGGCCGGCACCGGGCGGCAGTGGCGGTCCACGGTCGACGACCACGCGCACGACGCGCTCTCGGTCGACCTCTCCTCCCCCTGGGACCTCGCCTGGTACGACGACAAGCTCGTCGTCGCCATGGCCGGCATCCACCAGCTCTGGTGGTTCGACCCGATCAAGCGCACCGCCGGCATGTACGCCGGCACCACCGTGGAGGCGCTGCGCGACGGGCCGCTGGCCGAGGCGTGGATGGCCCAGCCCTCCGGGCTCGCCGCCTCCGCCGACGGCACCCGGCTCTGGGTCGCCGACAGCGAGACCAGTGCCATCCGGTACGTCGAGAACAGCGTCATGGGCACCGCCGTCGGCCAGGGCCTCTTCGACTTCGGCCACGTGGACGGGCCGGCCGCGCAGGCCCTGCTGCAGCACCCGCTCGGCGTCCTGGCCCTGCCCGACGGCTCGGTGCTGATCGCCGACACGTACAACGGTGCCGTGCGCCGCTACGACCCGGCGACCGATCGGGTCGCCACCGTCGCGAGCGATCTCGCCGAGCCGAGTGACCTGGTCCTCACCCCGGACGGCGCGGTGCTGGTGGTGGAGTCCGCGGCGCACCGGATCACCCGGCTGGCCCCCGGCGCGCTCTCGGCGGCGGGCGCGGACACCGTCGACGGTCCGCGGCACCGTACCGAACGCCAACCGACCGACCTGGCCGCCGGCCAGGTCCTGCTGGATGTCATCTTCACCCCGGCGCCTGGTCAGAAGCTGGACGAGACGTTCGGGCCGTCCACCCGGCTGGTGGTCTCCGCGTCGCCGCCCGAGCTGCTGGTCGAGGGGGCGGGCAGCGGCACCGAGCTGTCCCGTCGCCTGGTGATCGACGGCTCGGTGACCGAGGGGGTGCTCCAGGTGACCGCCCAGGCGGCGACCTGCGACGCCGATGTGGAGCACGCGGCCTGCCACCTGACCCGGCAGGACTGGGGCGTACCGGTGCGGGTGGTGGCCGACGGCGCCGCCCGCCTCCCGCTGGTCCTGCGCGGCCTGGACGCCGGCTGA
- a CDS encoding dihydrolipoamide acetyltransferase family protein — MSRIKEFNLPDLGEGLTEGEILSWLVKVGDTIELNQPIVEVETAKAAVEIPAKWAGQVQAIFHPEGTTVEVGTPIIAIDTDPGAGPVESSTTGAPAADLPTPSAASLAAVEVAPAEGAVEPGLIGGPAPGGRTAVLVGYGPRTTAAKRRPRKGGLPPRAATVPAPVQAVPAPVAPPAPVSPAAPAPVPAVNGNGHVGGAVLAKPPVRKLAKDLGVDLGTLTGSGPSGSITREDVQRAASAPAAAEPLTVTAPATTAASFGADREQRIPVKGVRRLTAENMSRSAFTAPHVTEFLTVDVTRAMKALDRLRGRREWRDVRVSPLLLVAKAVLLAVRRHPMVNSSWAGDEIVVKEYVNLGIAAATERGLIVPNVKDAGRLTLRELAEALNDLVQTAKAGRTSPADMGGGTLTITNVGVFGVDTGTPILPPGEAAILAFGAVRELPWAHKGKVKPRLVTTLGLSFDHRIIDGELGSKFLRDVGDFLADPEAALLAWT, encoded by the coding sequence ATGTCGCGGATCAAGGAGTTCAACCTGCCCGACCTGGGCGAGGGCCTGACCGAGGGCGAGATCCTCAGCTGGCTGGTCAAGGTGGGCGACACGATCGAGCTGAACCAGCCGATCGTCGAGGTGGAGACGGCCAAGGCGGCGGTCGAGATCCCGGCGAAGTGGGCCGGCCAGGTCCAGGCGATCTTCCATCCCGAGGGCACCACCGTCGAGGTCGGTACGCCGATCATCGCGATCGACACCGACCCGGGGGCCGGGCCGGTCGAGTCCTCGACCACCGGTGCGCCCGCCGCCGACCTGCCCACCCCGTCGGCGGCCTCGCTGGCCGCGGTCGAGGTGGCGCCGGCCGAGGGCGCGGTCGAGCCGGGCCTGATCGGCGGCCCCGCCCCGGGCGGGCGCACGGCGGTCCTCGTCGGCTACGGCCCGCGTACCACCGCGGCCAAGCGCCGTCCCCGCAAGGGCGGCCTCCCGCCCCGGGCCGCCACCGTGCCCGCCCCGGTCCAGGCCGTGCCGGCACCGGTCGCCCCGCCCGCGCCGGTCTCCCCGGCGGCACCCGCGCCCGTGCCGGCGGTGAACGGCAACGGTCACGTCGGCGGTGCGGTGCTGGCCAAGCCGCCGGTCCGCAAGCTCGCCAAGGATCTCGGCGTGGACCTGGGCACGCTGACCGGGTCGGGGCCGTCGGGCTCGATCACCCGGGAGGACGTACAGCGGGCGGCGTCGGCCCCGGCGGCGGCCGAGCCGCTGACGGTCACCGCGCCGGCCACCACCGCGGCGAGCTTCGGCGCGGACCGCGAGCAGCGCATCCCGGTCAAGGGGGTACGCAGGCTCACCGCCGAGAACATGTCCCGCTCGGCGTTCACCGCCCCGCACGTCACCGAGTTCCTGACGGTCGACGTGACCCGGGCGATGAAGGCACTGGACCGGCTGCGCGGGCGGCGGGAGTGGCGCGACGTCCGCGTCTCGCCGCTGCTGCTGGTCGCCAAGGCGGTGCTGCTGGCGGTCAGGCGGCACCCGATGGTCAACTCCAGCTGGGCCGGCGACGAGATCGTCGTCAAGGAGTACGTCAACCTGGGCATCGCGGCGGCCACCGAGCGCGGCCTGATCGTGCCGAACGTCAAGGACGCCGGCCGGTTGACCCTGCGGGAACTGGCGGAGGCGTTGAACGACCTGGTGCAGACGGCCAAGGCCGGCAGGACCTCGCCGGCCGACATGGGCGGCGGCACCCTGACCATCACCAACGTCGGAGTGTTCGGGGTGGACACCGGCACGCCGATCCTGCCCCCGGGTGAGGCGGCGATCCTGGCCTTCGGCGCGGTCCGCGAGCTGCCCTGGGCGCACAAGGGCAAGGTCAAGCCGCGCCTGGTCACCACGCTGGGCCTCTCCTTCGACCACCGGATCATCGACGGTGAGCTGGGTTCGAAGTTCCTGCGCGACGTGGGTGACTTCCTGGCCGATCCCGAGGCGGCGCTGCTCGCCTGGACCTGA
- a CDS encoding alpha-ketoacid dehydrogenase subunit beta, whose amino-acid sequence MATETLTLGKALNVGLRRALENDPKVVVMGEDVGKLGGVFRITDGLQKDFGDQRVIDTPLAESGIIGTAVGLAIRGYRPVCEIQFDGFVYPAYDQIVSQVAKMHYRSRGKLNIPMVIRIPFGGGIGAVEHHSESPEAYFAHTAGLKVVSCASPQDAYVMIQQAIASDDPIVFLEPKRRYWEKGQVDLDAPLSGAYPLHASRVARAGTDVTLLAYGPMVRTCLDAATAAAEDGRNLEVVDLRTLSPLDLGVVYESVRRTGRAVVVHEAPSNVGLGAEIAARITEECFYSLESPVLRVTGFDTPYPAARVEEEYLPDLDRVLDAVDRTFGW is encoded by the coding sequence ATGGCCACAGAAACGCTCACCCTCGGCAAGGCCCTCAACGTCGGCCTGCGCAGGGCCCTGGAGAACGACCCGAAGGTCGTCGTCATGGGCGAGGACGTCGGCAAGCTCGGCGGCGTCTTCCGGATCACCGACGGGTTGCAGAAGGACTTCGGCGACCAGCGGGTGATCGACACCCCGCTCGCCGAGTCCGGCATCATCGGCACCGCGGTCGGCCTGGCCATCCGCGGCTACCGCCCGGTCTGCGAGATCCAGTTCGACGGCTTCGTCTACCCGGCGTACGACCAGATCGTGTCGCAGGTGGCGAAGATGCACTACCGCTCGCGGGGCAAGCTGAACATCCCGATGGTCATCCGGATCCCGTTCGGTGGCGGCATCGGCGCGGTGGAACACCACTCCGAGTCGCCCGAGGCGTACTTCGCGCACACCGCCGGTCTGAAGGTCGTCTCCTGCGCCAGCCCGCAGGACGCGTACGTGATGATCCAGCAGGCGATCGCCTCGGACGACCCGATCGTGTTCCTGGAGCCGAAGCGGCGCTACTGGGAGAAGGGGCAGGTCGACCTGGACGCCCCGCTGTCCGGGGCGTACCCGCTGCACGCGTCCCGGGTTGCCCGGGCCGGCACCGACGTGACCCTGCTGGCGTACGGCCCGATGGTGCGGACCTGCCTGGACGCGGCGACCGCCGCCGCCGAGGACGGCCGCAACCTGGAGGTCGTCGACCTGCGCACACTCTCCCCGCTGGACCTCGGCGTGGTGTACGAGTCGGTGCGGCGCACCGGCCGCGCGGTGGTGGTGCACGAGGCGCCGTCCAACGTCGGTCTGGGCGCGGAGATCGCGGCACGGATCACCGAGGAGTGCTTCTACTCGCTGGAGTCGCCGGTGCTGCGGGTGACCGGCTTCGACACTCCCTACCCGGCGGCCCGGGTGGAGGAGGAGTATCTTCCCGACCTCGACCGGGTGCTCGACGCCGTCGACCGCACCTTCGGCTGGTGA
- the pdhA gene encoding pyruvate dehydrogenase (acetyl-transferring) E1 component subunit alpha — protein MAKGDPGAPARGRRAAPRSRKATTGDPELVQLLTPSGERIESVTGPDGTEYRVDFTDEEYRGLYRDLVLVRKLDAEATALQRQGELGIWASLLGQEAAQVGSGRALRTQDMAFPTYREHGVLYCRGIDPIMPLGLFRGVDQGGWDPNEFKFNMYTIVIGAQTLHATGYAMGVAMDGRTGSDDGEAVIAYFGDGATSQGDVNEAFVWAGVFNSPLVFFCQNNQYAISEPLERQTRIPLYRRAAGFGFPGIRVDGNDVLATYAVTRHALDNARHGQGPSLIEAYTYRMGAHTTSDDPTRYRIASEVEAWQAKDPIARVKAFLEREKIADAGFFAEVDEQARREAVDLRERVLAMPNPEPATMFDHVYPNGSPLLDEQRAQFSRYLESFEGSAH, from the coding sequence ATGGCAAAGGGCGACCCCGGGGCACCGGCCCGCGGCCGGCGAGCCGCGCCCCGATCCAGGAAGGCCACGACCGGCGATCCGGAGCTGGTGCAGCTGCTCACGCCCTCCGGCGAGCGGATCGAGAGCGTGACCGGCCCGGACGGCACGGAGTACCGCGTCGACTTCACCGACGAGGAGTATCGCGGCCTCTACCGCGATCTGGTGCTCGTCCGGAAGCTGGACGCCGAGGCGACGGCGCTGCAACGCCAGGGTGAGCTGGGCATCTGGGCGAGCCTGCTCGGCCAGGAGGCGGCCCAGGTCGGCTCGGGACGGGCCCTGCGTACACAGGACATGGCCTTCCCCACCTACCGCGAGCACGGCGTGCTCTACTGCCGGGGCATCGACCCGATCATGCCGCTCGGCCTGTTCCGTGGCGTCGACCAGGGCGGCTGGGATCCGAACGAGTTCAAGTTCAACATGTACACGATCGTGATCGGGGCGCAGACCCTGCACGCGACGGGGTACGCCATGGGCGTCGCGATGGACGGCCGGACCGGCAGCGACGACGGCGAGGCGGTGATCGCCTACTTCGGCGACGGCGCCACCAGCCAGGGCGACGTCAACGAGGCGTTCGTCTGGGCCGGCGTGTTCAACTCCCCGCTGGTGTTCTTCTGCCAGAACAACCAGTACGCCATCTCCGAGCCGCTGGAGCGGCAGACCCGCATCCCCCTCTACCGGCGCGCCGCCGGCTTCGGCTTCCCCGGCATCCGGGTCGACGGCAACGACGTGCTGGCCACGTACGCGGTGACCCGGCACGCGCTGGACAACGCCCGCCACGGGCAGGGCCCGAGCCTGATCGAGGCGTACACCTACCGGATGGGGGCGCACACCACCTCCGACGACCCGACCCGCTACCGCATCGCCAGCGAGGTCGAGGCGTGGCAGGCCAAGGACCCGATCGCCCGGGTCAAGGCGTTCCTGGAGCGGGAGAAGATCGCCGACGCCGGCTTCTTCGCCGAGGTCGACGAGCAGGCCCGCCGGGAGGCGGTGGACCTGCGCGAGCGGGTGCTGGCCATGCCGAACCCGGAGCCCGCCACGATGTTCGACCACGTCTACCCCAACGGGTCGCCGCTGCTGGACGAGCAGCGCGCGCAGTTCAGCCGGTACCTGGAGTCGTTCGAGGGGAGTGCGCACTGA
- a CDS encoding GTPase — MGGRLREALRIADGRVDPDQLVARLEAVRRFLGIVDGHLPDTPLGPARTLVERAGARLALSRNHTVVALAGATGSGKSSLFNAMAGMDLSPVGVRRPTTGVTHACVWGPLDGGTRLLDWLGVLPRHRFVRESLLDGDDESTLHGLILLDLPDFDSIAHAHRLEVDRLLGLVDLVVWVVDPQKYADRVMHRSYLREFRQHRDVTVVVLNQTDRLPPADVPRVLTDLRRLLDADGLDGVPLLATTVADPVGPEALRAALERTVAERQAALRRLSGDVDAVVVALDDMVGAPRTALPADDPAVAALDRALGAAAGVPTVVEAVEQAYRHRAASATGWPLVRLWRRLRADPLRRLHLPGPQGAPGDPAGSLVAATSVPEPSAADKSALALALRTVAERAGDGLPSAWPDAMTAAARSRIGDLPDALDRALASADLGMSRPRRWWQLVNGVQWLVTLAAVAGLGWLVLGYAMRALGLPELRHPMVGEVPVPTLLLLGGLLAGLAVTALSRPLVRWAARRARQRAEAQLTRAIALVADEHVLAPVRAVIAAHADARTVLEVARHR; from the coding sequence ATGGGTGGGCGCCTCCGGGAGGCGCTGCGGATCGCCGACGGGCGGGTGGACCCGGACCAGCTGGTCGCCCGGCTGGAGGCGGTGCGGCGGTTCCTCGGCATCGTCGACGGCCACCTGCCGGACACTCCACTCGGTCCGGCCCGCACCCTGGTCGAACGGGCCGGTGCCCGGTTGGCGCTGTCCCGCAACCACACCGTGGTGGCCCTGGCCGGCGCGACCGGCAGCGGCAAGTCGAGCCTGTTCAACGCGATGGCCGGGATGGACCTGTCACCCGTCGGGGTACGCCGGCCCACCACCGGCGTCACCCACGCCTGCGTCTGGGGGCCGCTCGACGGTGGCACCCGGCTGCTCGACTGGCTCGGCGTACTGCCGCGGCACCGATTCGTCCGGGAGAGCCTGCTGGACGGCGACGACGAGTCCACCCTGCACGGGCTGATCCTGCTCGACCTGCCGGACTTCGACTCCATCGCGCACGCGCACCGGCTGGAGGTGGACCGGCTGCTCGGCCTGGTGGACCTCGTGGTCTGGGTGGTCGACCCGCAGAAGTACGCCGACCGGGTGATGCACCGCAGCTACCTCCGCGAGTTCCGCCAGCACCGGGACGTCACCGTGGTGGTGCTCAACCAAACCGACCGGCTGCCCCCGGCCGATGTGCCCCGGGTCCTCACCGACCTGCGCCGACTGCTCGACGCGGACGGGCTGGACGGGGTACCGCTGCTGGCCACCACGGTCGCCGACCCGGTCGGCCCGGAAGCGCTTCGGGCCGCACTGGAGCGCACCGTCGCCGAGCGGCAGGCCGCGCTGCGCCGCCTCTCCGGCGACGTGGACGCCGTCGTCGTCGCGCTGGACGACATGGTCGGCGCGCCCCGCACGGCGCTCCCCGCGGACGACCCCGCCGTTGCCGCGCTGGACCGCGCGCTGGGGGCGGCGGCCGGGGTGCCGACGGTCGTGGAGGCGGTCGAGCAGGCGTACCGGCACCGTGCCGCGTCGGCCACCGGCTGGCCGTTGGTACGGCTCTGGCGGCGGCTGCGGGCCGATCCGCTGCGCCGGCTGCACCTGCCCGGGCCGCAGGGCGCCCCGGGAGACCCGGCGGGGAGCCTGGTCGCCGCGACGTCCGTACCCGAGCCCAGCGCGGCCGACAAGTCCGCGCTGGCCCTGGCGCTGCGGACGGTGGCCGAGCGGGCCGGGGACGGGCTGCCGAGCGCCTGGCCCGACGCGATGACCGCGGCGGCCCGGTCCCGAATCGGCGACCTGCCGGACGCCCTGGACCGCGCGCTCGCCAGCGCCGACCTCGGCATGAGCCGTCCCCGGCGCTGGTGGCAACTGGTCAACGGGGTGCAGTGGCTGGTGACGCTCGCCGCGGTGGCCGGGCTGGGCTGGCTGGTCCTCGGCTACGCGATGCGGGCGCTGGGATTGCCGGAGCTGCGGCACCCGATGGTCGGTGAGGTGCCGGTGCCGACACTGCTGCTGCTCGGCGGGCTACTGGCCGGGCTGGCCGTCACGGCCCTGAGCCGCCCGCTGGTGCGGTGGGCCGCCCGGCGGGCCCGCCAGCGGGCCGAGGCGCAACTGACCCGGGCGATCGCCCTCGTCGCCGACGAGCACGTGCTCGCCCCGGTGCGGGCGGTGATCGCCGCGCACGCCGACGCGCGCACCGTCCTGGAGGTCGCCCGGCACCGGTAG
- a CDS encoding ABC transporter — MTTNGDPASLSGSPAVAARTGPAGAGEDRPAASGDAALSDALTGLRAAIGAARFPLALPSAEAARRSAAALADQLDDYLLPRLSRLDAPLLVVVGGSTGAGKSTLVNSLVQARVSAAGVLRPTTRSPVLVCSPTDSAWFRRGELLPGLTRTNQPSADPRTLHLVTAPALAPGLAFLDAPDIDSVVDANRALAGQLLAAADLWLFVTTAARYADAVPWELLRGARARGAAIALVLDRVPVEATDEVAAHLAEMLAEQELGSAPLFVLPETWVDGQGLLPGRVTAPLADWFARLAADAEARSAVVRQTLGGALATLQPSVESLAAAAEEQVTAANAMDERVLAAYRAASRTVEQGLRDGRLLRGEVLARWQEFIGTSDFFRTLEARIGRLRDRVIAAFSRRPAPAVELRDAIESQLVTLLRGVAAEAAEHAYTGWKAHPAGAALLEPELAHHSADLPERAERLVRDWQRGVLELVRAEGGDRRFVARTAAYAVNATGLVVMIAVFASTAFIPTGLEVATGAGTTIAGQAVLQAIFGDQAVRTLANKAREDLLNRVSVLLDTEAARYLARTEQARPAARTATALRRAANRVETARLHSNFPTPVPPPQPPVDHEVVVPETGVSGQQLHDQPSRWGANGPVAGRERP; from the coding sequence GTGACGACGAACGGCGATCCCGCCTCACTGTCCGGCTCGCCCGCCGTCGCAGCCCGCACCGGACCTGCCGGCGCCGGGGAGGACCGGCCCGCGGCCAGCGGGGACGCCGCCCTATCCGACGCCCTGACCGGCCTGCGTGCCGCGATCGGCGCGGCCCGGTTCCCGTTGGCCCTGCCCTCCGCCGAGGCGGCCAGGCGCAGCGCCGCCGCCCTCGCCGACCAGCTCGACGACTACCTGCTGCCCCGCCTCTCCCGCCTCGACGCCCCACTGCTCGTGGTGGTCGGCGGTTCCACCGGCGCGGGCAAGTCGACCCTGGTCAACAGCCTGGTGCAGGCCAGGGTCAGCGCCGCCGGTGTGTTGCGGCCCACCACCCGCTCCCCGGTCCTGGTCTGCAGCCCCACCGACTCGGCCTGGTTCCGTCGGGGTGAACTGCTGCCCGGACTGACCCGCACCAACCAGCCCAGCGCGGATCCCCGCACCCTGCACCTGGTCACCGCCCCGGCGCTCGCCCCCGGGCTGGCCTTCCTGGACGCCCCCGACATCGACTCGGTGGTCGACGCCAACCGGGCGTTGGCCGGCCAGCTGCTCGCGGCCGCCGACCTCTGGCTCTTCGTCACCACCGCCGCGCGGTACGCCGACGCCGTCCCCTGGGAACTGCTGCGCGGCGCGCGGGCCCGAGGTGCCGCGATCGCCCTGGTGCTCGACCGGGTTCCCGTGGAGGCGACCGACGAGGTCGCCGCCCACCTCGCCGAGATGCTCGCCGAGCAGGAGCTCGGCTCGGCGCCGCTGTTCGTGCTGCCGGAGACGTGGGTCGACGGGCAGGGCCTGCTGCCCGGCCGGGTCACCGCACCGCTGGCGGACTGGTTCGCCCGGCTCGCCGCCGACGCGGAGGCCCGCTCGGCGGTGGTCCGGCAGACGCTGGGCGGCGCGCTGGCCACCCTGCAGCCCTCCGTCGAGAGCCTCGCCGCCGCCGCCGAGGAGCAGGTGACCGCCGCCAACGCGATGGACGAGCGGGTACTCGCGGCGTACCGCGCCGCGAGCCGCACGGTCGAGCAGGGGCTGCGCGACGGGCGGCTGCTCCGTGGCGAGGTGCTCGCCCGCTGGCAGGAGTTCATCGGCACCAGCGACTTCTTCCGCACCCTGGAGGCGCGGATCGGCCGGCTACGGGACCGGGTCATCGCCGCGTTCTCCCGACGCCCGGCCCCCGCCGTCGAGCTGCGCGACGCGATCGAGTCACAGCTGGTGACCCTGTTGCGGGGCGTGGCCGCCGAGGCGGCCGAGCACGCGTACACCGGGTGGAAGGCGCACCCGGCCGGCGCGGCGCTGCTCGAACCGGAGCTTGCCCACCACTCCGCCGACCTGCCCGAGCGCGCCGAGCGGCTGGTCCGGGACTGGCAGCGCGGCGTGCTGGAGCTGGTCCGGGCCGAGGGCGGTGACCGGCGCTTCGTGGCCCGGACGGCGGCGTACGCGGTCAACGCCACCGGGTTGGTCGTGATGATCGCGGTCTTCGCCTCCACCGCGTTCATCCCGACCGGGCTGGAGGTCGCCACCGGCGCCGGCACCACCATCGCCGGCCAGGCGGTCCTCCAGGCCATCTTCGGCGACCAGGCCGTGCGTACGCTGGCCAACAAGGCCCGCGAGGACCTGCTGAACCGCGTGTCTGTCCTGCTCGACACCGAGGCCGCCCGCTACCTCGCCCGGACCGAGCAGGCCCGCCCCGCAGCCCGCACCGCCACCGCCCTGCGCCGAGCAGCCAACCGGGTGGAAACGGCCAGACTCCACAGCAACTTCCCCACCCCCGTCCCCCCGCCCCAACCCCCGGTTGATCATGAAGTTGTTGTTCCGGAGACCGGCGTGTCGGGGCAACAACTTCATGATCAACCGAGTCGGTGGGGGGCGAACGGTCCGGTGGCGGGGCGGGAACGGCCGTGA